The following proteins come from a genomic window of Hypanus sabinus isolate sHypSab1 chromosome 9, sHypSab1.hap1, whole genome shotgun sequence:
- the usp7 gene encoding ubiquitin carboxyl-terminal hydrolase 7 isoform X4 produces MLPSRPITVVAVCVSATSGDADDPPRITPNPVINGNVAMADGHNNTEEDMEDDTSWRSEATFHYTVERFSRLSESVLSAPCFVRNLPWKIMVMPRFHPDRPHQKSVGFFLQCNAESDSTSWSCHAQAVLKIINYKDEEKTFSRRISHLFFHKENDWGFSNFMTWSEATDAEKGYIEDDKVTFEVFVQADAPHGVAWDSKKHTGYVGLKNQGATCYMNSLLQTLFFTNQLRKAVYMMPTEGDDSSKSVPLALQRVFYELQHSDKPVGTKKLTKSFGWETLDSFMQHDVQELCRVLLDNVENKMKGTCVEGTIPKLFRGKMVSYIQCKHVEYRSERIEDYYDIQLSIKGKKNIFESFKDYVAVEQLDGDNKYDAGEHGLQDAEKGVKFLTFPPVLHLQLMRFMYDPQTDQNIKINDRFEFPEHLPLDEFLQKPDPKDSANYILHAVLVHSGDNHGGHYVVYLNPKGDGKWCKFDDDVVSRCTKEEAIEHNYGGHDDDLSVRHCTNAYMLVYIRESKLSEVLQAVTDHNIPQQLVERLQEEKRVEAQKRKERQEAHLYMQVQIVTEDQFCGHQGNDMYDEEKVKYTVFKVLKNSTLAEFVQNLSQTMGYPQEQIRLWPMQARSNGTKRPAMLDYEADSNKTMIELSDNDNPWTIFLETVDPELAASGATLPKFDKDHDVMLFLKMYDPKTRSLNYCGHIYTPISCKIRDLLPIMCERAGFPQGTSLILYEEVKPNLTERIQDYEVSLDKALDELMDGDIIVFQKDDPENDSSELPTAKDYFRDLYHRVDVIFCDKTIPNDPGFVVTLSNRMNYFQVAKTVAQRLNTDPMLLQFFKSQGYRDGPGNPLRHNYEGTLRDLLQFFKPRQPKKLYYQQLKMKITDFENRRSFKCIWLNSNYREEEITLYPDKHGCVRDLLEECKKAVELSDKGSSKLRLLEIVSYKIIGVHQEDELLECLSPATSRTFRIEEVPLDQVELDKENELLIPVAHFHKEVFGTFGIPFLLRICQSEPFREIMKRIQGILEVQEKEFEKFKFAIVMMGRQQYINEDEYEINLKDFEPQPKDWPVPDTLQLTGNMSQPRPWLGLDHFNKAPKRSRYAYLEKAIKIHN; encoded by the exons ATACCAGTTGGCGCTCAGAAGCTACATTTCATTATACTGTGGAACGGTTTAGTAGGCTTAGTGAGTCAGTGTTGAGTGCTCCTTGTTTTGTGCGAAATTTGCCATGGAAAATTATGGTAATGCCTCGCTTCCATCCTGATCGGCCTCATCAGAAGAGTGTTGGATTTTTCCTACAATGCAATGCTGAGTCTGATTCTAC GTCATGGTCTTGTCATGCGCAAGCTGTGTTGAAGATTATTAACTACAAAGATGAAGAGAAGACCTTTAGTCGAAGGATTAGTCACCTTTTCTTTCACAAGGAAAATGACTGGGGTTTCTCTAATTTTATGACATGGAGT GAAGCAACTGATGCTGAAAAAGGTTACATAGAAGATGACAAGGTTACATTTGAAGTCTTTGTTCAGGCTGATGCACCACATGGTGTAGC GTGGGATTCTAAGAAGCACACAGGCTACGTAGGATTGAAGAACCAAGGAGCAACTTGTTATATGAATAGTTTATTGCAAACATTGTTCTTCACAAATCAACTGCGAAAG GCTGTCTATATGATGCCAACGGAAGGGGATGATTCATCCAAAAGTGTTCCTTTAGCATTGCAGAGGGTATTCTATGAGCTGCAACAcagtgacaaacctgttggaactaAGAAACTGACAAAGTCTTTTGG TTGGGAAACACTAGACAGTTTTATGCAACATGACGTCCAGGAACTCTGCAGGGTG CTACTGGATAATGTGGAGAATAAAATGAAAGGAACCTGTGTAGAGGGAACTATTCCAAAATTATTCAGAGGAAAAATGGTG TCATATATTCAATGCAAGCATGTGGAGTATCGATCTGAGAGAATAGAAGATTACTATGATATTCAACTCAGTATAAAGGGAAAGAAAAATA TATTTGAATCTTTCAAAGATTATGTGGCAGTGGAGCAGCTGGATGGGGATAACAAATACGATGCTGGAGAGCATGGTTTACAG GATGCAGAAAAAGGTGTGAAATTTCTTACTTTTCCACCAGTATTGCATCTTCAGCTTATGCGTTTCATGTATGACCCACAGACTGATCAGAATATTAAAATAAATGACAG atTTGAATTTCCTGAGCATTTGCCCTTAGATGAGTTCCTTCAAAAACCTGACCCAAAGGATTCTGCTAATTACATACTACATGCAGTGCTGGTGCACAGTGGGGATAATCATGGTGGACATTATGTAGTCTACCTCAACCCTAAGGGTGATGGAAAA TGGTGTAAATTCGATGACGACGTTGTATCAAGGTGTACAAAAGAAGAAGCAATTGAACACAACTATGGGGGTCATGATGATGACTTGTCTGTGCGACATTGCACTAATGCCTACATGTTAGTGTACATCAGGGAATCAAAACTAA gtgaagtgttgcaggCAGTCACAGACCACAACATTCCACAACAACTGGTTGAGCGTCttcaagaagaaaagagagtAGAGGCTCAGAAGAGAAAGGAAAGGCAAGAGGCACACCTCTACATGCAAGTGCAG ATAGTAACAGAAGACCAGTTCTGTGGACATCAGGGTAACGATATGTATGATGAAGAAAAAGTGAAATATACAGTGTTCAAAGTCCTCAAAAACTCCACACTTGCCGAATTTGTTCAGAATTTATCGCAAACAATG GGTTATCCACAGGAACAGATACGGTTATGGCCAATGCAAGCCCGGAGTAATGGAACTAAGAGACCAGCAATGTTGGATTATGAAGCAGATAGCaacaaaact ATGATTGAATTGAGTGATAATGACAACCCATGGACAATATTTCTAGAAACAGTAGATCCAGAGTTAGCAGCCAGTGGAGCAACATTGCCTAAATTTGATAAAGATC atgaTGTGATGTTGTTTTTGAAGATGTATGACCCCAAAACTAGGAGTTTAAATTACTGTGGACATATCTACACACCTATATCGTGTAAAATCC GTGATTTACTGCCGATCATGTGTGAGAGAGCAGGGTTTCCGCAAGGAACTAGTCTTATCCTCTATGAG GAAGTAAAACCCAATTTAACTGAGAGAATTCAAGATTATGAGGTGTCCCTTGATAAAGCACTTGATGAACTCATGGATGGTGATATTATAGTATTTCAGAA GGATGATCCAGAAAATGACTCCAGTGAGTTGCCAACAGCAAAAGATTATTTTCGGGATCTCTACCATCGGGTTGATGTCATCTTTTGTGATAAGACTATTCCTAATGACCCAGGCTTTGTGGTCACTCTGTCTAATAGAATGAACTACTTTCAG GTTGCCAAGACTGTTGCTCAGCGACTAAACACTGACCCAATGTTGCTTCAATTCTTCAAGTCTCAAGG TTACAGGGATGGCCCTGGTAATCCTCTTAGACATAATTATGAAGGCACACTTAGAGATCTGCTGCAGTTCTTCAAGCCAAGGCAACCAAAGAAACTCTATTATCAACAG TTGAAAATGAAGATCACAGACTTTGAAAACAGACGAAGTTTCAAGTGTATATGGCTCAACAGCAACTATAGGGAAGAG GAGATAACACTATATCCTGATAAGCATGGTTGTGTTCGTGACTTACTGGAAGAATGTAAGAAAGCTGTAGAGTTGTCAGATAAAGGATCCAGTAAACTAAG ACTACTGGAAATTGTAAGCTACAAAATAATTGGAGTCCATCAGGAAGATGAGCTGTTAGAATGTTTATCTCCAGCAACAAGCCGGACTTTCAGAATAGAG GAAGTTCCTCTAGATCAGGTAGAACTGGATAAAGAGAATGAATTACTGATCCCAGTGGCACATTTTCACAAAGAAGTTTTTGGCACTTTTGGAATTCCATTCTTGTTGCGGATATGCCAG AGCGAACCATTCAGGGAGATTATGAAACGAATTCAAGGAATACTGGAAGTCCAAGAGAAGGAGTTTGAAAAA TTCAAGTTTGCGATTGTGATGATGGGTCGGCAGCAGTACATAAATGAGGACGAGTATGAAATCAACCTGAAAGATTTTGAACCACAGCCCA AAGACTGGCCTGTTCCAGATACTCTTCAGTTGACGG
- the usp7 gene encoding ubiquitin carboxyl-terminal hydrolase 7 isoform X5, with amino-acid sequence MNHCTKPEQNEQHLSEPEEMEMEAGDADDPPRITPNPVINGNVAMADGHNNTEEDMEDDTSWRSEATFHYTVERFSRLSESVLSAPCFVRNLPWKIMVMPRFHPDRPHQKSVGFFLQCNAESDSTSWSCHAQAVLKIINYKDEEKTFSRRISHLFFHKENDWGFSNFMTWSEATDAEKGYIEDDKVTFEVFVQADAPHGVAWDSKKHTGYVGLKNQGATCYMNSLLQTLFFTNQLRKAVYMMPTEGDDSSKSVPLALQRVFYELQHSDKPVGTKKLTKSFGWETLDSFMQHDVQELCRVLLDNVENKMKGTCVEGTIPKLFRGKMVSYIQCKHVEYRSERIEDYYDIQLSIKGKKNIFESFKDYVAVEQLDGDNKYDAGEHGLQDAEKGVKFLTFPPVLHLQLMRFMYDPQTDQNIKINDRFEFPEHLPLDEFLQKPDPKDSANYILHAVLVHSGDNHGGHYVVYLNPKGDGKWCKFDDDVVSRCTKEEAIEHNYGGHDDDLSVRHCTNAYMLVYIRESKLSEVLQAVTDHNIPQQLVERLQEEKRVEAQKRKERQEAHLYMQVQIVTEDQFCGHQGNDMYDEEKVKYTVFKVLKNSTLAEFVQNLSQTMGYPQEQIRLWPMQARSNGTKRPAMLDYEADSNKTMIELSDNDNPWTIFLETVDPELAASGATLPKFDKDHDVMLFLKMYDPKTRSLNYCGHIYTPISCKIRDLLPIMCERAGFPQGTSLILYEEVKPNLTERIQDYEVSLDKALDELMDGDIIVFQKDDPENDSSELPTAKDYFRDLYHRVDVIFCDKTIPNDPGFVVTLSNRMNYFQVAKTVAQRLNTDPMLLQFFKSQGYRDGPGNPLRHNYEGTLRDLLQFFKPRQPKKLYYQQLKMKITDFENRRSFKCIWLNSNYREEEITLYPDKHGCVRDLLEECKKAVELSDKGSSKLRLLEIVSYKIIGVHQEDELLECLSPATSRTFRIEEVPLDQVELDKENELLIPVAHFHKEVFGTFGIPFLLRICQSEPFREIMKRIQGILEVQEKEFEKFKFAIVMMGRQQYINEDEYEINLKDFEPQPSNMSQPRPWLGLDHFNKAPKRSRYAYLEKAIKIHN; translated from the exons ATACCAGTTGGCGCTCAGAAGCTACATTTCATTATACTGTGGAACGGTTTAGTAGGCTTAGTGAGTCAGTGTTGAGTGCTCCTTGTTTTGTGCGAAATTTGCCATGGAAAATTATGGTAATGCCTCGCTTCCATCCTGATCGGCCTCATCAGAAGAGTGTTGGATTTTTCCTACAATGCAATGCTGAGTCTGATTCTAC GTCATGGTCTTGTCATGCGCAAGCTGTGTTGAAGATTATTAACTACAAAGATGAAGAGAAGACCTTTAGTCGAAGGATTAGTCACCTTTTCTTTCACAAGGAAAATGACTGGGGTTTCTCTAATTTTATGACATGGAGT GAAGCAACTGATGCTGAAAAAGGTTACATAGAAGATGACAAGGTTACATTTGAAGTCTTTGTTCAGGCTGATGCACCACATGGTGTAGC GTGGGATTCTAAGAAGCACACAGGCTACGTAGGATTGAAGAACCAAGGAGCAACTTGTTATATGAATAGTTTATTGCAAACATTGTTCTTCACAAATCAACTGCGAAAG GCTGTCTATATGATGCCAACGGAAGGGGATGATTCATCCAAAAGTGTTCCTTTAGCATTGCAGAGGGTATTCTATGAGCTGCAACAcagtgacaaacctgttggaactaAGAAACTGACAAAGTCTTTTGG TTGGGAAACACTAGACAGTTTTATGCAACATGACGTCCAGGAACTCTGCAGGGTG CTACTGGATAATGTGGAGAATAAAATGAAAGGAACCTGTGTAGAGGGAACTATTCCAAAATTATTCAGAGGAAAAATGGTG TCATATATTCAATGCAAGCATGTGGAGTATCGATCTGAGAGAATAGAAGATTACTATGATATTCAACTCAGTATAAAGGGAAAGAAAAATA TATTTGAATCTTTCAAAGATTATGTGGCAGTGGAGCAGCTGGATGGGGATAACAAATACGATGCTGGAGAGCATGGTTTACAG GATGCAGAAAAAGGTGTGAAATTTCTTACTTTTCCACCAGTATTGCATCTTCAGCTTATGCGTTTCATGTATGACCCACAGACTGATCAGAATATTAAAATAAATGACAG atTTGAATTTCCTGAGCATTTGCCCTTAGATGAGTTCCTTCAAAAACCTGACCCAAAGGATTCTGCTAATTACATACTACATGCAGTGCTGGTGCACAGTGGGGATAATCATGGTGGACATTATGTAGTCTACCTCAACCCTAAGGGTGATGGAAAA TGGTGTAAATTCGATGACGACGTTGTATCAAGGTGTACAAAAGAAGAAGCAATTGAACACAACTATGGGGGTCATGATGATGACTTGTCTGTGCGACATTGCACTAATGCCTACATGTTAGTGTACATCAGGGAATCAAAACTAA gtgaagtgttgcaggCAGTCACAGACCACAACATTCCACAACAACTGGTTGAGCGTCttcaagaagaaaagagagtAGAGGCTCAGAAGAGAAAGGAAAGGCAAGAGGCACACCTCTACATGCAAGTGCAG ATAGTAACAGAAGACCAGTTCTGTGGACATCAGGGTAACGATATGTATGATGAAGAAAAAGTGAAATATACAGTGTTCAAAGTCCTCAAAAACTCCACACTTGCCGAATTTGTTCAGAATTTATCGCAAACAATG GGTTATCCACAGGAACAGATACGGTTATGGCCAATGCAAGCCCGGAGTAATGGAACTAAGAGACCAGCAATGTTGGATTATGAAGCAGATAGCaacaaaact ATGATTGAATTGAGTGATAATGACAACCCATGGACAATATTTCTAGAAACAGTAGATCCAGAGTTAGCAGCCAGTGGAGCAACATTGCCTAAATTTGATAAAGATC atgaTGTGATGTTGTTTTTGAAGATGTATGACCCCAAAACTAGGAGTTTAAATTACTGTGGACATATCTACACACCTATATCGTGTAAAATCC GTGATTTACTGCCGATCATGTGTGAGAGAGCAGGGTTTCCGCAAGGAACTAGTCTTATCCTCTATGAG GAAGTAAAACCCAATTTAACTGAGAGAATTCAAGATTATGAGGTGTCCCTTGATAAAGCACTTGATGAACTCATGGATGGTGATATTATAGTATTTCAGAA GGATGATCCAGAAAATGACTCCAGTGAGTTGCCAACAGCAAAAGATTATTTTCGGGATCTCTACCATCGGGTTGATGTCATCTTTTGTGATAAGACTATTCCTAATGACCCAGGCTTTGTGGTCACTCTGTCTAATAGAATGAACTACTTTCAG GTTGCCAAGACTGTTGCTCAGCGACTAAACACTGACCCAATGTTGCTTCAATTCTTCAAGTCTCAAGG TTACAGGGATGGCCCTGGTAATCCTCTTAGACATAATTATGAAGGCACACTTAGAGATCTGCTGCAGTTCTTCAAGCCAAGGCAACCAAAGAAACTCTATTATCAACAG TTGAAAATGAAGATCACAGACTTTGAAAACAGACGAAGTTTCAAGTGTATATGGCTCAACAGCAACTATAGGGAAGAG GAGATAACACTATATCCTGATAAGCATGGTTGTGTTCGTGACTTACTGGAAGAATGTAAGAAAGCTGTAGAGTTGTCAGATAAAGGATCCAGTAAACTAAG ACTACTGGAAATTGTAAGCTACAAAATAATTGGAGTCCATCAGGAAGATGAGCTGTTAGAATGTTTATCTCCAGCAACAAGCCGGACTTTCAGAATAGAG GAAGTTCCTCTAGATCAGGTAGAACTGGATAAAGAGAATGAATTACTGATCCCAGTGGCACATTTTCACAAAGAAGTTTTTGGCACTTTTGGAATTCCATTCTTGTTGCGGATATGCCAG AGCGAACCATTCAGGGAGATTATGAAACGAATTCAAGGAATACTGGAAGTCCAAGAGAAGGAGTTTGAAAAA TTCAAGTTTGCGATTGTGATGATGGGTCGGCAGCAGTACATAAATGAGGACGAGTATGAAATCAACCTGAAAGATTTTGAACCACAGCCCA
- the usp7 gene encoding ubiquitin carboxyl-terminal hydrolase 7 isoform X6 — translation MNHCTKPEQNEQHLSEPEEMEMEAGDADDPPRITPNPVINGNVAMADGHNNTEEDMEDDTSWRSEATFHYTVERFSRLSESVLSAPCFVRNLPWKIMVMPRFHPDRPHQKSVGFFLQCNAESDSTSWSCHAQAVLKIINYKDEEKTFSRRISHLFFHKENDWGFSNFMTWSEATDAEKGYIEDDKVTFEVFVQADAPHGVAWDSKKHTGYVGLKNQGATCYMNSLLQTLFFTNQLRKAVYMMPTEGDDSSKSVPLALQRVFYELQHSDKPVGTKKLTKSFGWETLDSFMQHDVQELCRVLLDNVENKMKGTCVEGTIPKLFRGKMVSYIQCKHVEYRSERIEDYYDIQLSIKGKKNIFESFKDYVAVEQLDGDNKYDAGEHGLQDAEKGVKFLTFPPVLHLQLMRFMYDPQTDQNIKINDRFEFPEHLPLDEFLQKPDPKDSANYILHAVLVHSGDNHGGHYVVYLNPKGDGKWCKFDDDVVSRCTKEEAIEHNYGGHDDDLSVRHCTNAYMLVYIRESKLSEVLQAVTDHNIPQQLVERLQEEKRVEAQKRKERQEAHLYMQVQIVTEDQFCGHQGNDMYDEEKVKYTVFKVLKNSTLAEFVQNLSQTMGYPQEQIRLWPMQARSNGTKRPAMLDYEADSNKTMIELSDNDNPWTIFLETVDPELAASGATLPKFDKDHDVMLFLKMYDPKTRSLNYCGHIYTPISCKIRDLLPIMCERAGFPQGTSLILYEEVKPNLTERIQDYEVSLDKALDELMDGDIIVFQKDDPENDSSELPTAKDYFRDLYHRVDVIFCDKTIPNDPGFVVTLSNRMNYFQVAKTVAQRLNTDPMLLQFFKSQGDGPGNPLRHNYEGTLRDLLQFFKPRQPKKLYYQQLKMKITDFENRRSFKCIWLNSNYREEEITLYPDKHGCVRDLLEECKKAVELSDKGSSKLRLLEIVSYKIIGVHQEDELLECLSPATSRTFRIEEVPLDQVELDKENELLIPVAHFHKEVFGTFGIPFLLRICQSEPFREIMKRIQGILEVQEKEFEKFKFAIVMMGRQQYINEDEYEINLKDFEPQPSNMSQPRPWLGLDHFNKAPKRSRYAYLEKAIKIHN, via the exons ATACCAGTTGGCGCTCAGAAGCTACATTTCATTATACTGTGGAACGGTTTAGTAGGCTTAGTGAGTCAGTGTTGAGTGCTCCTTGTTTTGTGCGAAATTTGCCATGGAAAATTATGGTAATGCCTCGCTTCCATCCTGATCGGCCTCATCAGAAGAGTGTTGGATTTTTCCTACAATGCAATGCTGAGTCTGATTCTAC GTCATGGTCTTGTCATGCGCAAGCTGTGTTGAAGATTATTAACTACAAAGATGAAGAGAAGACCTTTAGTCGAAGGATTAGTCACCTTTTCTTTCACAAGGAAAATGACTGGGGTTTCTCTAATTTTATGACATGGAGT GAAGCAACTGATGCTGAAAAAGGTTACATAGAAGATGACAAGGTTACATTTGAAGTCTTTGTTCAGGCTGATGCACCACATGGTGTAGC GTGGGATTCTAAGAAGCACACAGGCTACGTAGGATTGAAGAACCAAGGAGCAACTTGTTATATGAATAGTTTATTGCAAACATTGTTCTTCACAAATCAACTGCGAAAG GCTGTCTATATGATGCCAACGGAAGGGGATGATTCATCCAAAAGTGTTCCTTTAGCATTGCAGAGGGTATTCTATGAGCTGCAACAcagtgacaaacctgttggaactaAGAAACTGACAAAGTCTTTTGG TTGGGAAACACTAGACAGTTTTATGCAACATGACGTCCAGGAACTCTGCAGGGTG CTACTGGATAATGTGGAGAATAAAATGAAAGGAACCTGTGTAGAGGGAACTATTCCAAAATTATTCAGAGGAAAAATGGTG TCATATATTCAATGCAAGCATGTGGAGTATCGATCTGAGAGAATAGAAGATTACTATGATATTCAACTCAGTATAAAGGGAAAGAAAAATA TATTTGAATCTTTCAAAGATTATGTGGCAGTGGAGCAGCTGGATGGGGATAACAAATACGATGCTGGAGAGCATGGTTTACAG GATGCAGAAAAAGGTGTGAAATTTCTTACTTTTCCACCAGTATTGCATCTTCAGCTTATGCGTTTCATGTATGACCCACAGACTGATCAGAATATTAAAATAAATGACAG atTTGAATTTCCTGAGCATTTGCCCTTAGATGAGTTCCTTCAAAAACCTGACCCAAAGGATTCTGCTAATTACATACTACATGCAGTGCTGGTGCACAGTGGGGATAATCATGGTGGACATTATGTAGTCTACCTCAACCCTAAGGGTGATGGAAAA TGGTGTAAATTCGATGACGACGTTGTATCAAGGTGTACAAAAGAAGAAGCAATTGAACACAACTATGGGGGTCATGATGATGACTTGTCTGTGCGACATTGCACTAATGCCTACATGTTAGTGTACATCAGGGAATCAAAACTAA gtgaagtgttgcaggCAGTCACAGACCACAACATTCCACAACAACTGGTTGAGCGTCttcaagaagaaaagagagtAGAGGCTCAGAAGAGAAAGGAAAGGCAAGAGGCACACCTCTACATGCAAGTGCAG ATAGTAACAGAAGACCAGTTCTGTGGACATCAGGGTAACGATATGTATGATGAAGAAAAAGTGAAATATACAGTGTTCAAAGTCCTCAAAAACTCCACACTTGCCGAATTTGTTCAGAATTTATCGCAAACAATG GGTTATCCACAGGAACAGATACGGTTATGGCCAATGCAAGCCCGGAGTAATGGAACTAAGAGACCAGCAATGTTGGATTATGAAGCAGATAGCaacaaaact ATGATTGAATTGAGTGATAATGACAACCCATGGACAATATTTCTAGAAACAGTAGATCCAGAGTTAGCAGCCAGTGGAGCAACATTGCCTAAATTTGATAAAGATC atgaTGTGATGTTGTTTTTGAAGATGTATGACCCCAAAACTAGGAGTTTAAATTACTGTGGACATATCTACACACCTATATCGTGTAAAATCC GTGATTTACTGCCGATCATGTGTGAGAGAGCAGGGTTTCCGCAAGGAACTAGTCTTATCCTCTATGAG GAAGTAAAACCCAATTTAACTGAGAGAATTCAAGATTATGAGGTGTCCCTTGATAAAGCACTTGATGAACTCATGGATGGTGATATTATAGTATTTCAGAA GGATGATCCAGAAAATGACTCCAGTGAGTTGCCAACAGCAAAAGATTATTTTCGGGATCTCTACCATCGGGTTGATGTCATCTTTTGTGATAAGACTATTCCTAATGACCCAGGCTTTGTGGTCACTCTGTCTAATAGAATGAACTACTTTCAG GTTGCCAAGACTGTTGCTCAGCGACTAAACACTGACCCAATGTTGCTTCAATTCTTCAAGTCTCAAGG GGATGGCCCTGGTAATCCTCTTAGACATAATTATGAAGGCACACTTAGAGATCTGCTGCAGTTCTTCAAGCCAAGGCAACCAAAGAAACTCTATTATCAACAG TTGAAAATGAAGATCACAGACTTTGAAAACAGACGAAGTTTCAAGTGTATATGGCTCAACAGCAACTATAGGGAAGAG GAGATAACACTATATCCTGATAAGCATGGTTGTGTTCGTGACTTACTGGAAGAATGTAAGAAAGCTGTAGAGTTGTCAGATAAAGGATCCAGTAAACTAAG ACTACTGGAAATTGTAAGCTACAAAATAATTGGAGTCCATCAGGAAGATGAGCTGTTAGAATGTTTATCTCCAGCAACAAGCCGGACTTTCAGAATAGAG GAAGTTCCTCTAGATCAGGTAGAACTGGATAAAGAGAATGAATTACTGATCCCAGTGGCACATTTTCACAAAGAAGTTTTTGGCACTTTTGGAATTCCATTCTTGTTGCGGATATGCCAG AGCGAACCATTCAGGGAGATTATGAAACGAATTCAAGGAATACTGGAAGTCCAAGAGAAGGAGTTTGAAAAA TTCAAGTTTGCGATTGTGATGATGGGTCGGCAGCAGTACATAAATGAGGACGAGTATGAAATCAACCTGAAAGATTTTGAACCACAGCCCA